One region of Wyeomyia smithii strain HCP4-BCI-WySm-NY-G18 chromosome 3, ASM2978416v1, whole genome shotgun sequence genomic DNA includes:
- the LOC129727402 gene encoding transmembrane protein 183-like, which yields MAVCVKVKSRSLNSKSDISIYDYAHSKKSTTRVSKANKLSVDVTEEEHDSELGEDQIGLGLQNVVSNTPQENSYSDYVIDIWYLISEYILPEDVCSFALICRKTAEVVQSAKFWHHLYQKYCKQCDEDLPRRLQPVNMGILRGLRTCTIRSLFYMYPPFVRRLSIAPFTDPHRIAGRQLVFSWYRKNKTGWNYYFKLKARLIPGSRSAQSVALQGQRTSLDYLKDIYMNPEEGCQILIVTTETLHIIPQYQEPLFIRSLTQTLAEGMRNYMVRLQMANYCKRVVAEIILVPVRQVRVLDWWTPDYYREDPNMEKQDQPLVEEVDAWYWDD from the exons ATGGCTGTCTGCGTTAAAGTGAAATCACGGAGTCTCAATTCGAAAAGCG ATATCTCCATCTACGATTATGCCCATTCGAAGAAAAGCACAACCCGTGTGTCCAAAGCCAACAAGTTATCAGTTGACGTAACAGAGGAGGAGCATGATTCTGAATTAGGTGAAGATCAAATTGGTCTGGGTTTACAAAACGTAGTCTCCAATACGCCACAGGAGAACAGTTATTCTGATTATGTTATCGACATTTGGTATCTTATATCGGAATACATCCTACCGGAAGATGTTTGCAGTTTTGCGCTCATATGTCGTAAAACGGCTGAAGTTGTGCAGTCTGCTAAATTTTGGCACCATCTTTATCAGAAGTACTGTAAGCAGTGTGATGAAGATTTGCCCCGACGCTTGCAACCGGTAAATATGGGTATTCTACGCGGGCTGCGGACATGCACAATACGATCTTTGTTCTACATGTATCCACCGTTTGTACGTCGCCTTTCGATTGCGCCTTTCACGGATCCACATCGAATTGCCGGACGGCAACTGGTATTCTCGTGGTATCGCAAAAATAAAACAGGGTGGAATTATTACTTCAAGCTAAAAGCACGTCTGATCCCTGGAAGCCGATCAGCCCAGTCTGTCGCACTGCAAGGACAAAGAACTTCGTTGGACTATTTAAAAGATATCTACATGAATCCGGAGGAAGGATGTCAGATCTTGATTGTTACAACGGAAACTTTACATATCATTCCACAATACCAGGAACCACTGTTCATTCGCTCCCTAACGCAAACTCTAGCTGAAGGTATGCGGAATTATATGGTTCGCTTGCAAATGGCCAACTACTGTAAGCGAGTTGTGGCCGAAATTATCCTGGTACCGGTTCGACAAGTACGGGTACTGGACTGGTGGACTCCTGACTATTACCGAGAGGACCCGAACATGGAAAAACAAGATCAACCGTTGGTGGAGGAAGTGGACGCTTGGTACTGGGACGATTAA
- the LOC129727403 gene encoding protein C19orf12 homolog gives MPIDTMELMEAVGALMDNENVRVTVKSSAKGAAICAASCFIGGLLGGSKGLALGGTIGAVSAAIMSRGQFRPVSEIILHEMSERDREQLKDRVVYAVRDFHPTDMGVLLSLLMGNKEVQKAVLNTVTTFITNEMDMQIVD, from the coding sequence ATGCCCATCGACACCATGGAACTGATGGAGGCAGTAGGAGCTCTGATGGATAACGAAAACGTACGGGTCACTGTAAAAAGTAGTGCTAAAGGTGCTGCCATCTGTGCCGCTTCCTGTTTTATTGGTGGCCTCCTGGGCGGTTCCAAAGGTCTGGCATTGGGAGGAACGATTGGTGCTGTCAGTGCTGCTATTATGAGTAGAGGGCAATTCCGTCCTGTTAGCGAAATTATTTTGCACGAAATGAGTGAACGTGACCGAGAGCAACTCAAGGATCGCGTAGTATATGCTGTGCGAGACTTCCATCCTACCGATATGGGCGTGCTACTGTCGCTTCTTATGGGTAATAAGGAGGTCCAGAAGGCAGTACTCAATACCGTAACGACGTTTATAACAAACGAGATGGATATGCAAATTGTCGACTGA
- the LOC129731778 gene encoding transmembrane protein 183-like has protein sequence MAVCVKVKSRSLNSKSDISIYDYAHSKKSTTRVSKANKLSVDVTEEEHDSELGEDQIGLGLQNVVSNTPQENSYSDYVIAIWYLISEYILPEDVCSFALICRKTAEVVQSAKFWHHLYQKYCKQCDEDLPRRLQPVNMGILRGLRTCTIRSLFYMYPPFVRRLSIAPFTDPHRIAGRQLVFSWYRKNKTGWNYYFKLKARLIPGSRSAQSVALQGQRTSLDYLKDIYMNPEEGCQILIVTTETLHIIPQYQEPLFIRSLTQTLAEGMRNYMVRLQMANYCKRVVAEIILVPVRQVRVLDWWTPDYYREDPNMEKQDQPLVEEVDAWYWDD, from the exons ATGGCTGTCTGCGTTAAAGTGAAATCACGGAGTCTCAATTCGAAAAGCG ATATCTCCATCTACGATTATGCCCATTCGAAGAAAAGCACAACCCGTGTGTCCAAAGCCAACAAGTTATCAGTTGACGTAACAGAGGAGGAGCATGATTCTGAATTAGGTGAAGATCAAATTGGTCTGGGTTTACAAAACGTAGTCTCCAATACGCCACAGGAGAACAGTTATTCTGATTATGTTATCGCCATTTGGTATCTTATATCGGAATACATCCTACCGGAAGATGTTTGCAGTTTTGCGCTCATATGTCGTAAAACGGCTGAAGTTGTGCAGTCTGCTAAATTTTGGCACCATCTTTATCAGAAGTACTGTAAGCAGTGTGATGAAGATTTGCCCCGACGCTTGCAACCGGTAAATATGGGTATTCTACGTGGGCTGCGGACATGCACAATACGATCTTTGTTCTACATGTATCCACCGTTTGTACGTCGCCTTTCGATTGCGCCTTTCACGGATCCACATCGAATTGCCGGACGGCAACTGGTATTCTCGTGGTATCGCAAAAATAAAACAGGGTGGAATTATTACTTCAAGCTAAAAGCACGTCTGATCCCTGGAAGCCGATCAGCCCAGTCTGTCGCACTGCAAGGACAAAGAACTTCGTTGGACTATTTAAAAGATATCTACATGAATCCGGAGGAAGGATGTCAGATCTTGATTGTTACAACGGAAACTTTACATATCATTCCACAATACCAGGAACCACTGTTCATTCGCTCCCTAACGCAAACTCTAGCTGAAGGTATGCGGAATTATATGGTTCGCTTGCAAATGGCCAACTACTGTAAGCGAGTTGTGGCCGAAATTATCCTGGTACCGGTTCGACAAGTACGGGTACTGGACTGGTGGACTCCTGACTATTACCGAGAGGACCCGAACATGGAAAAACAAGATCAACCGTTGGTGGAGGAAGTGGACGCTTGGTACTGGGACGATTAA
- the LOC129728438 gene encoding protein C19orf12 homolog has translation MSILLPTPSRISPVSIRRPSALCGVVRVTVKSSAKGAAICAASCFIGGLLGGSKGLALGGTIGAVSAAIMSRGQFRPVSEIILHEMSERDREQLKDRVVYAVRDFHPTDMGVLLSLLMGNKEVQKAVLNTVTTFITNEMDMQIVD, from the exons ATGAGCATACTGCTTCCGACGCCCAG ccggatatctccggtatccATCcggcgtccatctgccctttgtggagttgtaCGGGTCACTGTAAAAAGTAGTGCTAAAGGTGCTGCCATCTGTGCCGCTTCCTGTTTTATTGGTGGCCTCCTGGGCGGTTCCAAAGGTCTGGCATTGGGAGGAACGATTGGTGCTGTCAGTGCTGCTATTATGAGTAGAGGGCAATTCCGTCCTGTTAGCGAAATTATTTTGCACGAAATGAGTGAACGTGACCGAGAGCAACTCAAGGATCGCGTAGTATATGCTGTGCGAGACTTCCATCCTACCGATATGGGCGTGCTACTGTCGCTTCTTATGGGTAATAAGGAGGTCCAGAAGGCAGTACTCAATACCGTAACGACGTTTATAACAAACGAGATGGATATGCAAATTGTCGACTGA